TGGGTGATCGAATTGAGCTTGGCCCAGACCCCCGCCGGCTGCCCGGCGCGTGCGTTGGCGATTTCGCGATCGATCAGTTCGAACAGCTTGGCCTTGAGGCCGATCGGCGAGATCGCGATCCGCTCGGTCTCGCGCGGTTCGACGTAGCCGGTGACGAAATTGAACAGCTTGGCCGCATCGCGCCCCAGCGCCGGATCGGCGGTGAAATAGCTGAGATCGGTGTAAATCCGCGCGTTTATCGGGTGATAGTTGCCGGTGCCGAAGTGGCAATAGGTGCGATAGCCTTCCTCCTCGCGGCGGACGACGAGGCTGACTTTGGCGTGGGTCTTCCACTCCATGAAGCCGTAGATCACCTGCACCCCGGCGCGTTCCAGCTCGGTCGCCCAGCGGATGTTGCGTTCTTCGTCGAAGCGCGCCTTCAGCTCGACCACCGCGGTCACCGCCTTGCCCGCTTGCGCCGCGTCGATCAGGGCGGCGATCACCGGCGACTGGTCGCCGGCGCGATAGAGCGTCTGCTTGATCGAGACGACCGCCGGGTCGGTTGCTGCCTGATGCAGGAAATCGACCACCACCTCGAAGCTTTCGTAAGGATGCTGGATCACGATATCCTTCTCGCGGATCGCGGAGAAGCAGTCGCCGTCGTGCGCCAGAATGCGTTCGGGGTAACGGGGGGAGAAGGGCGCGAACTTCAGGTCCGGGCGCGGCTCGGCGCAGATCGCGTCGAGATGGCGCAGGCCCAGCATCCCTTCGGACTTCACGACCATCGCCGGATCGACTTCGAACTGCTCGCGCAGAAGTGCCTCCGCCGCCGGGTCGCAATCGCGGTCGAGCTCGAGCAGGACGGCGCGCCCACGCCGCCGCCGCTGGATCGCGGTGCGGAAATAGCGGACCAGATCTTCCGCCTCTTCCTCCACTTCGATATCGCTGTCGCGCAGGACGCGGAACAGCCCGTCGCCCAGGATCTTGAAGCCGGGGAAAAGCTGCGCGGCATAGCGCCCGATCAGCTTCTCGATCGCGACATAGACCGCCCGTTTGCCCGGCAGGCGCACGAACCGCGGCGCGCCGCTGGGGATCAGGACCATCTCCACCAGGTCGGGCTGGCGGCGCCCGCGCTTGAGGCGGAACAGCACCCCCATGCCGAGGTTGGCGACGAAGGGGAACGGATGCGAGGGGTCGATCGCCTGCGGGGTGATGAGGGGCAGGATGTCGGTGGTGAAATACTCCTCCAGCCAGGCCTGCTGCCGTTCGTCGAGCTGGTCGATCTCGGCGATCAGGATGCCTTCTTCGGCCAGCAGCTCCCGCAGGGTGCCCAGCGCCCGCTGCTGGCGCGACTCGACCGCCAGCAGCAGCTCGCGGATCGCGGCGAGTTGCTGGCGCGGATCGAGCCCGTCGATCGCGGTCGTCTCGATCCCCCGGGTCGCCTGGCCTTCCAGGCCGGCAATGCGGATCATCGTGAATTCGTCGAGATTGCTGGCCGAGATCGAGAGGAAGCGCAGCCGTTCGAGCAGCGGGTAGCGTTCGTTTTCCGACTCGGCGAGCACGCGGCGGTTGAACGAGAGCCAGGAAAGTTCGCGGTTGACGTAGCGCTCGGCCGCTGCCGTTGCGGCACTGCCCCCCTCGGCCGGTTCGGCCGCACCTTGCGTGAATGCGTTCATCCGACGTGCCAAGCTCCGCCGCCCCCTTGCTGACCGCGTGTTACATATGTGTTACATTCGGCAAGATTGCGGCGCCAGCGGCTTGCCGCTATCCGCATCGGCACGATGAAGCGCACGCACCTGCCCCTGAACGCCCTGCGCGTCTACGACGCGGCCGCCCGCCACCTGAGCTTTACCCGCGCAGCCGACGAGCTGGCGGTGACGCCCGCCGCGGTCGGCCAGCAGATTCGCGCGCTCGAGGATCACCTCGGCACGGTCCTGTTCCGGCGCACGTCCAAGGGGCTGGAGCTGACCGAAGAGGGGATGGCGGGGCTCGATTCGCTGCGCGAAGGCTTTCTGAAGTTCGAGGAGTCGGTCCAGTCGATGCAGGCCGGGCAGGCGAGCGACCGCTACACGATCGCCGCCCCGCGCGAATTCTACGCCCAGTGGCTGGCCCCGCGCCTCGCCGCGTTTCGCAAGGCCAATCCCGGCATCCGCTTCCGTTTCGTCGCCGACGAGAACGCCGATTTTACCGAGACCAATCTCGATTTCGCCGTCCGCCTGGTCGACGGGCCGGGCGAGCTGGAAGGGGTCGAGCTGGCCCCCGCGCGCCGCGTGGTCGTGGCGGCGAAGGATGCGCCCGAGGAAGTGCTCGAGAGCTGGATCGACTGGCCCGGCGCGCCGCTGCCCGAAGGGGCAGAGGCGACGGTCGAAGTCGGCAATGCCGGACAGGCGCTGTCGAGCGCGATCGCCGGGCTGGGCAAGGCGATCCTGCCCTACCTGCTGGTGGAAGACGCCCTGGCCGACGGCCGGCTGATGACGCTGGAGGGGCCGGACGAGGGGCGCCGCGCCTACTGGCTGGTCGCGCCGACGCCGCAGTGGCGGCAGAAGAAGGTCAAGGCGCTGGTCGCTTTCCTCACCGCCGACTGACGGCGCACCCGGCGCGGCCCCGACCCCGGCCCACGCGCTCAGCCGAACAGCCGCAGGGCGATCGCCAGAACGGCGAAGGCGACCAGCCCGGCGATGAAGATCGTGCGGTTGCGCCGCTTGCGCAGGATCACCTCGGCCCCGCGCGCGTCCCGCGCATCGATGTGGACAGCCTCGTCCTGTTCGGGTTCGTTCATCGCTCGTCTCCTTGCAGAGCCAACGCCCGACCCCGCGGGCCGGGTCCCGTTCCGCCGGACGGGCGGAAAGCCGCGGGCGGGGAGGGGTGTTGACACGGATGACACGGTTCACCGGCCAAGTGTCACCTTGCGTGTCATGTGTAACCTTGCGCCCCTGCCGAGCCCCCTCCCGCCCCGGCGCGCGGCGCAGCCCGCCCGGCGCCCCGACGACGCGCCGCGCGGCCAACCCCGCGCGCAAAGCGCGCCCGCGCCCATGGCAGCGAACCGGTCCGCGACCAGCGAACCGCAAGGCCGGAGTCGAAGCCGAAGGCGGCGACGGCCGAAGGCCACCCGCACCGCCGCCCGGAGCGCTCCGCGCGCAGCGGGCCGGAGCCGAAGGCGGCGACGGCGCGAAGCGCCAGCCCGGGCAGCGCGAACGCACTCCGCCCGGCGTTCGAGGGCGCAAACACCCAAACCCGGACACGCGCCGCCCCGGCAGGCCCGCCCCTGCCACGGCGCAGCCTGCGGCTCCATCGGCGCTGATTGGGTTTGCGCAAAGGCGCGAAGACAGGAAGGGGCATGCGACTCGGTCGACCATAGCCCGCAAGCAGATTGCAAATTTCCGGCGTGTAGGAAAATGGTTATTTGACGAGCGCGCCTTGGCCGCGCCGGCAAAGCAGCGTTCGGATCAAGGCAATCGCTGCAATACCGATCGCAATCAGCTCCAGTGCCGGCACGATCAACGGCATGATTATCAGGGCGGCAGCGAGTACCGGCAGAATCCACACCGTTCGCCGGGGGAGCAAGAACCTGTCGCGCACCCACCATAACCCGAGCACGTAGATCGCCAGCGGGATAGCGACTGCCAGATCGCCGGTGCGCACGTCGACGTGCGCCTTGCCGGCGAGGATATCGACCAGCACCGCGAAACCGGCACCGACCGCTGCGCCCGAAGCGAAGATGAAGACGTGGCCGTAACCCCATTGCAACGCGCGCCCGAGATCCTGTGTGGGCAGGTGATCTTCATCCGAAAAATAGAGCCACCACATCGAGAATGTGATCGCCAGAGCCGAGATGGCGATGTGAATTTGGCGAACGTCGAACGTCCCTTCGGTGGCAGTGCGGATCGCGATGACGGCGGCCAGCAGTATTTCGCCCAGGACGATGATATTGAGCAGGCCGTAGCGTTCGACGATATGGTGCCGATGCCACGGGGTCTCGCTCGATCGTTCGGCGAAAACGGGTACGGCAAGTTCCAGCAGTATCCCTGCGATCAGCATGGGCGCCAGATAAGACGCAGATCCGCTCGCGATCACGGAAACGATGATCCAGTACGTCTGCGCGACGAGAATCCCGACACAGTATCGCAGGTTGGTTCGGCGGCGCGCAGGGTCGGATCGTGCGGCGCGAAGCCACAGCACCGCCATCGGAACCCGCATTATCACGTAGCCGGCGACGGTGAGGCGAATGTCCAGCGTGGCGAACAGCGGTTCGACCCCCGCTGCCAGAACGAGTGCGCCCCCCATTATCGTCATCGTCAGAAGACGGAAGAGCGTGTCGTTGTTGTCGTAGGCCGAAGCAAACCAGGTATAGTTCATCCAGGCCCACCAGATCGCGAAGAAAGCTGCACCGAAGCGCAGAACGCCGTCGATCGGGTGATTTCCCGCGATCGCGTGATGGAGGCCGGCCGCCGCCGCCGCGATCGCGATCACCGACACGAGATCGAACAGAAGTTCGAGAGGAGTGGCCGCGCGCCCGGGTTCGCCGGGATCGCGCGGGACCATCGGCCGGGCGGCCACCGTCGGACGTCCGATTTCCGCCATGCCTGCCTCCTGATCTACTTGGTCGTATAGCCGCCGTTGACGAGTATCGTCTGGCCGGTCATCCACCAGCCATCGGACACGAGGAACCTGATCCAGGGCGCAATGTCCTCGATGTCGGTGAGACCCGTTTTCGAGTGTGGCGAAAGGGCGGCCGCGGTCTTGTGATAGGCGACAGCGTCGTCGTCTTCGGCCGGATAGAAGAACCCCGTGTCCATCGGGCCGGGGCCGATTGCGGTTACCGATATTCCGCGATCGCCGAGTTCCTTCGACGCCGCGCGAGTATAGTGTTCGACCGGGGCCTTGGTCCCTGCATACGAGGAATAGAACGGCGTGAATGCGCCGAGCAACGAGGTGACCAGGGTGCATATCTTGCCGTGATCCTGGAGCGTGCGTCCGGCTTCCTTGATGAAAAAGAATGCGGCCTTGGAATTTACCGCCGACATCTCGTCGAACTCCGCCTCGGAAATTTCGGCCATCGGTTTCTTGAGGACTTTGCCGACGGTGTTGATCGCGATGTCTATGCCGCCCATCGCCGCGATGGCCTGGTCGAAGAGCTGCCGCATGGCATCGGCGGTCGTCAGGTCGCCATACAATATATGGGCTTCCGACCCTGCGTCGCGGATTGCCTGCAGCGCCTTCTCGCAATCGCCGCTGGCGCTATGCGCATGGATGGTCACGGCCTTCGCCCCCTGTGCGGCGAGGTCGCGCGCCACGAGCGCTCCCAGATTTTTCGCTCCGCCTGCAATGAGGACGTTTTTTCCCTTGATGGTGTTGTCGGGCATGTTGTCTCCTGATCCTGTCTTGGATTCAGACATCTAGCAGGGCGCTTGGCGGCAAACTTTCGCGATTGCGCCAAAATGTCGTATCGTATTCACGCCGCAAGCGGAGGATACGAATGGGCCGGATACTGAAGGAGAGGACATTCTCCGCGCTCGGCTTGGGTATCAGGATGGCGGAAGAGCGGATCGACAGCCCCACCGATTGGGGATTTTACGAGGACCATCCGATATTCATAGTTCATCGTCGGGGAAGGATGACATCGCTCGAATCCGAGTTTTCGCCCGGATATTCGACTTTGCAGCGCCCCCGGAAAGGGGATGTCTGGACCGTGCCTGCGGAGTGCCGCTATGCGGCCCGTGCGGTCGGATCGCGCGTTGAATATTGCGAGATCCACCTGCCCCCCGGAAAGAGCCCGGCTGGATTGGCGCCTCGCGCCGGTATCAACGATCCGTTCCTGGCCCAGGCGGTCGAGCGTCTGAATGAGCTGCTGGGGCGCAGCGACGATTTGTCCGGCCTTCTGCGCGAGAGTATCGTGGAGACGATCGGCCTGCATCTGCAGGATCGGGCAGGTTCGATGCGCGACCTTCCGCGCGATCACGACAGCGCGATGTTCGCGCGACTTGCAGAATATCTTCGCGACACTGTGGAAGCGCGGCATACGGTGAAAGAGATGGCGCAGTTCACCGGCCTTGCGCCGAGCACTTTTCTGCGCCGTTTCAAACTTTACTTTGGCACCACGCCTTACCGCTGGCTGCTCGACGAACGGCTTGCAAGGGCTCGTCAGTTGCTGGCGTCCAGCCAGTTGCCCGTAACTGCGATAGCGCTCGACACCGGCTTTTCCTCGTCGAGCCATTTCACCGAGCGTTTCTCGAGCGAAATCGGCCTGACACCTACCGCCTTCCGGCGGCGGGAGCGGGGCGCCCGGCTGGCCGAGCCTCCCCTTGACCCCACCCCCGAATCCCCCTAAGGGCGCGCTCATCCGAAACGGGGTGCGCTCCGCGTCGGTCAGATAGAGCTGAACATTGCCGGTCATGTCCCGGGGGCCTTGGCGCGCTGGAGAAATCTGGAGCGCTGGAGGCTCTTTTCTATTGAGGGTCCGCCTGCGGCCCGAGGTCCCGGCCTTCGCCGGGACTCGCGCATGGGGATCGTTGGGGCAGCCGTCAAAGTAACCCGGTGTCCGTGGCCCGGGTGGAGTGTTTCAGGCTCGCTACCGAGCTTCCGCGCAGGCGGGAGCCTCAGGCCGCAGGCGCTTCGCCGGCGGCGCGAGGTCCCCGCCTTCGCGGGGACTCAGGGCAGCCCGATCTCTTCACCCTGGCCTCAGTGGCACCTCCATACGGTGAAGAGAGAAAGTCTTAATGCCGACGATCAACCAGCTGGTCCGCAAGGGCCGCGTTCCGCAGAAGGCCAAGAGCAAGGTCCCTGCGATGGAGCAGAACCCGCAGAAGCGCGGCGTCTGCACGCGCGTCTATACGACGACCCCGAAGAAGCCGAACTCGGCGCTGCGCAAGGTGGCCAAGGTTCGCCTGACCAACCAGCGCGAGGTCATCTCCTACATCCCCGGCGAAGGGCATAACCTGCAGGAGCACTCCGTGGTGCTGATCCGCGGCGGCCGTGTGCGCGACCTTCCCGGCGTGCGTTATCACGTCCTGCGCGGCGTGCTCGACACGCAGGGTGTGAAGGACCGCAAGCAGTCGCGCTCCAAGTATGGGGCCAAGCGGCCGAAGTGACGTTCACGGGGTGAACGTCATCCTCGAAAAATCGCCATAGGCGATTTTATCGGGGATCTCGTGCCACCCGGTCGAACGCTGGTGTTTTGCCCTGCTGCCTGAGGTCCCTGCCTTCGCAGGGACTCGTGCGGGGCGGTAAAAAAAGGAATTCGTGCAATGTCACGTCGTCGTCGTCCCGAGAAGCGGGAAATCCTGCCCGATCCCAAGTTCGGGGATCAGGTGCTGTCGAAGTTCATGAACAACCTCATGCTCGACGGCAAGAAGTCGGTTGCCGAGCGGATCGTCTATGGCGCGCTCGACACGGTCGAGGCCAAGGCCAAGGCCGATCCGATCGCGCTGTTCCACGATGCGCTGAACAACATCAAGCCGCAGGTCGAGGTCCGTTCGCGGCGCGTCGGCGGCGCCACCTACCAGGTGCCGGTCGAAGTGCGCCCCGAGCGCGCCCAGGCGCTGGCGATCCGCTGGCTCATCACCGCCGCGCGCGGCCGGGCCGAAACCACGATGGCGGCGCGCCTGTCGGGCGAGCTGCTGGACGCGGCCAACAATCGCGGCAACGCGGTCAAGAAGCGCGAAGACACGCACCGCATGGCGGACGCCAACCGGGCCTTCTCGCACTACCGCTGGTAAGGGCGCGGCCGGTCTTCAACCGGTCACAAAAACAACCATATGGGGGCTGGCCCTTGAACGGGCGCCCCCACACGATCCGAGGAATTCATCATGGCCCGCGACTATCCGCTGGAGCGCTATCGCAATATCGGCATCATGGCCCACATCGATGCCGGCAAGACCACCACGACCGAGCGCATCCTTTACTACACCGGCAAGTCCTACAAGATCGGCGAAGTCCATGACGGCGCCGCGACGATGGACTGGATGGAGCAGGAGCAGGAGCGCGGGATCACCATCACCTCCGCCGCGACGACCACGTTCTGGTCGGCCGAGGACGGCGAAGGGCCCAAGCACCGCATCAACATCATCGACACCCCCGGGCACGTCGACTTCACCATCGAAGTCGAGCGCTCGCTGCGCGTGCTCGACGGCGCGGTCGCGGTGTTCGACGGCGTGGCCGGTGTCGAACCGCAGTCCGAAACCGTGTGGCGCCAGGCGGACAAGTACAAGGTTCCGCGGATGTGCTTCATCAACAAGCTCGACCGCACCGGGGCCGACTTCTATTACTGCGTCCAGTCGATCGTCGACCGCCTGGGTGCGACCCCGCTGGTGCTCTATCTCCCGATCGGCGCGGAAAGCGACCTCAAGGGCGTCGTCGACCTGGTGAACAACCGCGGCATCGTCTGGGAAGACGAGAGCCTGGGCGCGAAGTTCAACTATGTCGACATCCCCGAGGACCTGGCCGACAAGGCTGCCGAGTATCGCGAGAAGCTGATCGAAACGGCCGTCGAGCAGGACGACGAGGTGATGGAAGCTTACCTCGAAGGCAACGAGCCCGATGCGGCGACGCTCAAGCGCCTGATCCGCCAGGGCACGCTGAACCAGTCGTTCGTGCCCGTGCTGTGCGGCTCGGCGTTCAAGAACAAGGGCGTGCAGCCGCTGCTCGACGCGGTCGTGGACTATATGCCCTCGCCGGTGGACGTGCCCGCGATCAAGGGCGTGAAGCCCGACAGCGAGGAAGAGGATACCCGCCCGTCGAGCGACGACGCGCCGTTCGCCGCGCTGGCCTTCAAGATCATGAACGACCCGTTCGTCGGGACGCTCACCTTCACCCGCATCTATTCGGGCAAGCTGTCCAAGGGGCAGGTCCTGAACTCGGTGAAGGACAAGAAGGAAAAGATCGGCCGCATGTTGCTGATGCACTCGAACAACCGCGAGGACATCGAGGAAGCGTTCGCGGGCGACATCGTCGCGATCGCCGGCCTGAAGGAAACCACCACCGGCGACACGCTGTGCGCGCCGAACGCGCCGATCATTCTGGAGCGGATGGAATTTCCCGAGCCGGTCATCGAACTGTCGGTGGAGCCGAAGACCAAGGCCGACCAGGAAAAGATGGGCGTCGCGCTCAACCGCCTGGCCGCCGAGGATCCGAGCTTCCGCGTGTCGACCGACCACGAATCGGGCCAGACGATCATCAAGGGCATGGGCGAGCTGCACCTCGACATCCTCGTCGATCGTATGAAGCGCGAGTTCAAGGTCGAGGCGAACGTCGGCGCGCCGCAGGTCGCCTATCGCGAGGCGCTGGCGAAGGAAGTCGAGGTCACCTACACCCACAAGAAGCAGTCGGGCGGCTCGGGCCAGTTCGGCGAAGCCAAGGTCCGCGTGATCCCCGGCGAACGCGGCCAGGGCATCATCTTCGACGACCAGATCAAGGGCGGCAATATTCCCCGCGAATATATCCCTTCGGTCGAGAAGGGCATGCGCGAGCAGGCGGAAAGCGGCTATCTGGTCGGCTTCCCGATCATCGACTTCACCATCGAGCTGATCGACGGCAAGTACCACGACGTCGACTCGAGCACGGTGGCGTTCGAGATCACCGGGCGCGGCGCGATGCGCGAAGCGGCCGCCAAGGCCGGCATCAAGCTCCTCGAGCCGGTGATGAAGGTCGAGGTCGTGACGCCGGAGGATTACCTCGGCGACGTTATCGGCGACCTCAACAGCCGCCGCGGCCAGATCCAGGGCACCGACACGCGCGGCAATGCCCAGGCCGTGGAGGCATTCGTGCCGCTCGCCAACATGTTCGGCTACGTCAACGAACTGCGTTCGTTCACTCAGGGCCGTGCGCAGTACTCGATGCAGTTCTCGCACTACGACGAAGTGCCGGCGAACGTCGCTCAGGAGGTCAAGGAGAAGCTTGCCTAAGACCGGGCAAGCGTCTAGGGGCGGCGCCTGATTCACCTCGGTGCCGTCCGCGACTTGGTGAAATTCAATCTGACAGACAGAGGTTACAAGCAAATGGCCAAGGAAAAATTCGAGCGGAACAAGCCGCACTGCAACATCGGCACCATCGGTCACGTCGACCACGGCAAGACGACGCTGACCGCTGCCATCACCAAAGTGCAGGGTTCGGCTGTCGATTTCGCGAACATCGACAAGGCGCCGGAAGAGCGCGAGCGCGGCATCACGATTTCGACCGCGCACGTCGAATATGAAACCGACGCGCGCCACTACGCGCACGTCGACTGCCCGGGCCACGCCGACTACGTCAAGAACATGATCACCGGTGCCGCCCAGATGGACGGCGCGATCCTGGTCGTGAACGCCGCCGACGGCCCGATGCCGCAGACCCGCGAGCACATCCTGCTCGCCCGTCAGGTCGGCGTGCCGGCGCTGGTCGTGTACATGAACAAGGTCGACCAGGTCGACGACGAGGAAATCCTCGAGCTGGTCGAGCTGGAAGTGCGCGAGCTGCTTTCGAGCTACGACTTCGACGGCGACAACATTCCGATCATCAAGGGCTCGGCCCTGGCCGCGCTCGAAGGGCGCGACCCGGAAATCGGCGAGAACTCCATCAAGGAACTGATGAAGGCCGTCGACGAGCACATCCCGCAGCCCGACCGTCCGGTCGACAAGGACTTCCTGATGCCGATCGAGGACGTCTTCTCGATCTCGGGCCGTGGCACCGTCGTCACCGGCCGTGTCGAGACCGGCAAGGTCAATGTCGGCGACGAAGTCGAAATCGTCGGTATCCGCGACACGCAGAAGACCACCGTCACCGGGGTCGAGATGTTCCGCAAGCTGCTCGATTCGGGCGAAGCCGGCGACAACATCGGTGCGCTGCTGCGCGGCACCGCGCGTGACGACGTGGAGCGCGGCCAGGTTCTGGCCAAGCCGGGCTCGGTCACGCCGCACACCGAGTTCAGCGCGGAAGTCTACGTGCTGTCGAAGGACGAAGGCGGCCGTCACACGCCGTTCTTCGCCAACTATCGCCCGCAGTTCTACTTCCGCACGACCGACGTGACCGGCGAAGTGATCCTCCCCGAGGGCACCGAGATGGTCATGCCGGGCGACAACGTGACGATCGGCGTCAAGCTGATCGCGCCGATCGCGATGGACGAAGGTCTGCGCTTCGCCATCCGCGAAGGCGGCCGCACCGTCGGTTCGGGGGTTGTCAGCAAGATCACGAAGTAATATAGGCGCGCGACCGGCGGGGGATTCGTTCCCCGCCGGTCGAATTTTCGAAGGGGGCCGCCCCTGACCGGTTTTCCGGGAGGCGGGGCAGGCCTTTCTTTTTTGTTGGGAGCGATGCCGGGCGACGGCAAAGCTCCTCGGCTCTTTCGCATCGGTACAGGTAATGGAAGCTCAGAACATCCGCATCCGCCTCAAGGCGTTCGACCACCGCGTTCTCGACCAGGCGACTGGCGAAATCGCAGACACCGCGCGTCGTACGGGTGCTCTTATTCGCGGCCCCATTCCCATGCCGACGCGTATCGAGAAGTTCACCGTGAACCGCGGCCCGCACATCGACAAGAAGTCGCGCGAGCAGTTCGAGGTGCGCACCTACAAGCGGCTGCTGGACATCGTGCAGCCGAACGCCCAGACGGTCGACGCGCTGATGAA
The sequence above is a segment of the Pelagerythrobacter marensis genome. Coding sequences within it:
- a CDS encoding RNA degradosome polyphosphate kinase, whose protein sequence is MNAFTQGAAEPAEGGSAATAAAERYVNRELSWLSFNRRVLAESENERYPLLERLRFLSISASNLDEFTMIRIAGLEGQATRGIETTAIDGLDPRQQLAAIRELLLAVESRQQRALGTLRELLAEEGILIAEIDQLDERQQAWLEEYFTTDILPLITPQAIDPSHPFPFVANLGMGVLFRLKRGRRQPDLVEMVLIPSGAPRFVRLPGKRAVYVAIEKLIGRYAAQLFPGFKILGDGLFRVLRDSDIEVEEEAEDLVRYFRTAIQRRRRGRAVLLELDRDCDPAAEALLREQFEVDPAMVVKSEGMLGLRHLDAICAEPRPDLKFAPFSPRYPERILAHDGDCFSAIREKDIVIQHPYESFEVVVDFLHQAATDPAVVSIKQTLYRAGDQSPVIAALIDAAQAGKAVTAVVELKARFDEERNIRWATELERAGVQVIYGFMEWKTHAKVSLVVRREEEGYRTYCHFGTGNYHPINARIYTDLSYFTADPALGRDAAKLFNFVTGYVEPRETERIAISPIGLKAKLFELIDREIANARAGQPAGVWAKLNSITHREVIDKLYEASAAGVEIQLVVRGICSLRAGVPGLSENIQVKSIIGRFLEHSRVWAFGNGHRLPSKHTEVFLTSADAMSRNLDRRVEVLVPMVNKTVHDQVLEQVMLANILDTEQSWQLRPDGQYERMRVAPEAEGEGFNCHDYFMSNPSLSGRGAALKAGAVPKLRLEDDPG
- the rpsG gene encoding 30S ribosomal protein S7, whose translation is MSRRRRPEKREILPDPKFGDQVLSKFMNNLMLDGKKSVAERIVYGALDTVEAKAKADPIALFHDALNNIKPQVEVRSRRVGGATYQVPVEVRPERAQALAIRWLITAARGRAETTMAARLSGELLDAANNRGNAVKKREDTHRMADANRAFSHYRW
- a CDS encoding SDR family oxidoreductase, which produces MPDNTIKGKNVLIAGGAKNLGALVARDLAAQGAKAVTIHAHSASGDCEKALQAIRDAGSEAHILYGDLTTADAMRQLFDQAIAAMGGIDIAINTVGKVLKKPMAEISEAEFDEMSAVNSKAAFFFIKEAGRTLQDHGKICTLVTSLLGAFTPFYSSYAGTKAPVEHYTRAASKELGDRGISVTAIGPGPMDTGFFYPAEDDDAVAYHKTAAALSPHSKTGLTDIEDIAPWIRFLVSDGWWMTGQTILVNGGYTTK
- a CDS encoding peptide ABC transporter permease, whose amino-acid sequence is MNEPEQDEAVHIDARDARGAEVILRKRRNRTIFIAGLVAFAVLAIALRLFG
- the fusA gene encoding elongation factor G translates to MARDYPLERYRNIGIMAHIDAGKTTTTERILYYTGKSYKIGEVHDGAATMDWMEQEQERGITITSAATTTFWSAEDGEGPKHRINIIDTPGHVDFTIEVERSLRVLDGAVAVFDGVAGVEPQSETVWRQADKYKVPRMCFINKLDRTGADFYYCVQSIVDRLGATPLVLYLPIGAESDLKGVVDLVNNRGIVWEDESLGAKFNYVDIPEDLADKAAEYREKLIETAVEQDDEVMEAYLEGNEPDAATLKRLIRQGTLNQSFVPVLCGSAFKNKGVQPLLDAVVDYMPSPVDVPAIKGVKPDSEEEDTRPSSDDAPFAALAFKIMNDPFVGTLTFTRIYSGKLSKGQVLNSVKDKKEKIGRMLLMHSNNREDIEEAFAGDIVAIAGLKETTTGDTLCAPNAPIILERMEFPEPVIELSVEPKTKADQEKMGVALNRLAAEDPSFRVSTDHESGQTIIKGMGELHLDILVDRMKREFKVEANVGAPQVAYREALAKEVEVTYTHKKQSGGSGQFGEAKVRVIPGERGQGIIFDDQIKGGNIPREYIPSVEKGMREQAESGYLVGFPIIDFTIELIDGKYHDVDSSTVAFEITGRGAMREAAAKAGIKLLEPVMKVEVVTPEDYLGDVIGDLNSRRGQIQGTDTRGNAQAVEAFVPLANMFGYVNELRSFTQGRAQYSMQFSHYDEVPANVAQEVKEKLA
- a CDS encoding low temperature requirement protein A, with the protein product MAEIGRPTVAARPMVPRDPGEPGRAATPLELLFDLVSVIAIAAAAAGLHHAIAGNHPIDGVLRFGAAFFAIWWAWMNYTWFASAYDNNDTLFRLLTMTIMGGALVLAAGVEPLFATLDIRLTVAGYVIMRVPMAVLWLRAARSDPARRRTNLRYCVGILVAQTYWIIVSVIASGSASYLAPMLIAGILLELAVPVFAERSSETPWHRHHIVERYGLLNIIVLGEILLAAVIAIRTATEGTFDVRQIHIAISALAITFSMWWLYFSDEDHLPTQDLGRALQWGYGHVFIFASGAAVGAGFAVLVDILAGKAHVDVRTGDLAVAIPLAIYVLGLWWVRDRFLLPRRTVWILPVLAAALIIMPLIVPALELIAIGIAAIALIRTLLCRRGQGALVK
- the tuf gene encoding elongation factor Tu, whose product is MAKEKFERNKPHCNIGTIGHVDHGKTTLTAAITKVQGSAVDFANIDKAPEERERGITISTAHVEYETDARHYAHVDCPGHADYVKNMITGAAQMDGAILVVNAADGPMPQTREHILLARQVGVPALVVYMNKVDQVDDEEILELVELEVRELLSSYDFDGDNIPIIKGSALAALEGRDPEIGENSIKELMKAVDEHIPQPDRPVDKDFLMPIEDVFSISGRGTVVTGRVETGKVNVGDEVEIVGIRDTQKTTVTGVEMFRKLLDSGEAGDNIGALLRGTARDDVERGQVLAKPGSVTPHTEFSAEVYVLSKDEGGRHTPFFANYRPQFYFRTTDVTGEVILPEGTEMVMPGDNVTIGVKLIAPIAMDEGLRFAIREGGRTVGSGVVSKITK
- a CDS encoding AraC family transcriptional regulator, whose amino-acid sequence is MAEERIDSPTDWGFYEDHPIFIVHRRGRMTSLESEFSPGYSTLQRPRKGDVWTVPAECRYAARAVGSRVEYCEIHLPPGKSPAGLAPRAGINDPFLAQAVERLNELLGRSDDLSGLLRESIVETIGLHLQDRAGSMRDLPRDHDSAMFARLAEYLRDTVEARHTVKEMAQFTGLAPSTFLRRFKLYFGTTPYRWLLDERLARARQLLASSQLPVTAIALDTGFSSSSHFTERFSSEIGLTPTAFRRRERGARLAEPPLDPTPESP
- the rpsL gene encoding 30S ribosomal protein S12 — its product is MPTINQLVRKGRVPQKAKSKVPAMEQNPQKRGVCTRVYTTTPKKPNSALRKVAKVRLTNQREVISYIPGEGHNLQEHSVVLIRGGRVRDLPGVRYHVLRGVLDTQGVKDRKQSRSKYGAKRPK
- the rpsJ gene encoding 30S ribosomal protein S10, yielding MEAQNIRIRLKAFDHRVLDQATGEIADTARRTGALIRGPIPMPTRIEKFTVNRGPHIDKKSREQFEVRTYKRLLDIVQPNAQTVDALMKLDLAAGVNVEIKLA
- a CDS encoding LysR substrate-binding domain-containing protein; translated protein: MKRTHLPLNALRVYDAAARHLSFTRAADELAVTPAAVGQQIRALEDHLGTVLFRRTSKGLELTEEGMAGLDSLREGFLKFEESVQSMQAGQASDRYTIAAPREFYAQWLAPRLAAFRKANPGIRFRFVADENADFTETNLDFAVRLVDGPGELEGVELAPARRVVVAAKDAPEEVLESWIDWPGAPLPEGAEATVEVGNAGQALSSAIAGLGKAILPYLLVEDALADGRLMTLEGPDEGRRAYWLVAPTPQWRQKKVKALVAFLTAD